A DNA window from Thermosynechococcaceae cyanobacterium Okahandja contains the following coding sequences:
- a CDS encoding zinc ribbon domain-containing protein yields the protein MLTMNYTYRIYPDASQQIELLEWLETCRRVSFAKVNPNGTSQTCPKCLVTVRKELGIREHHCRECGYRTHRDHAAAEVVLHRGLENVVAQGHWGRETACQVGLSGVSDLDKWRGAGMPNREVGGRVSLGRMSRSYSLNKPLGWQV from the coding sequence ATGCTGACCATGAACTACACCTACCGCATCTATCCAGATGCCAGCCAACAGATTGAACTGCTGGAATGGCTGGAGACGTGCAGACGCGTGTCCTTTGCCAAAGTCAATCCCAACGGCACCAGTCAAACCTGCCCTAAGTGCCTTGTTACCGTAAGGAAAGAGTTGGGCATCAGAGAGCATCATTGTCGGGAGTGTGGGTATCGGACGCATCGTGACCATGCTGCCGCAGAGGTGGTGTTGCATCGTGGACTAGAAAATGTAGTAGCCCAGGGACACTGGGGAAGGGAAACCGCCTGTCAAGTCGGTCTGTCGGGGGTCTCTGACCTAGACAAGTGGCGTGGGGCAGGAATGCCCAATCGTGAGGTTGGGGGCAGGGTCAGCCTCGGGAGGATGTCACGATCGTATAGTCTAAACAAACCCCTCGGTTGGCAGGTGTGA
- the ychF gene encoding redox-regulated ATPase YchF yields MMLRAGIVGLPNVGKSTLFNALVANAKAEAANFPFCTIEPNVGVVPVPDERLNVLAKISNSAAIVPTRVEFVDIAGLVKGASKGEGLGNQFLANIREVDAIVHVVRCFEDDDIVHVAGRVNPVEDMAVINLELALADLAQVEKRLERTRKAARSQKEAQIELAALEKLAAVLNEGQAARLCPLTPEEKAAIRFLGLLTRKPMIYAANVAEQDLASGNDWTKAVQTQAAAEGAEVVIVSAQVEAELVELPDEDRQAYLDSLGVAEGGLRSLIRATYKLLGLQTFFTTGPKETRAWTVPIGAKAPQAAGVIHSDFERGFIRAETISYKDLVACQSVNVAKEKGLMRSEGKDYVVQEGDVMLFRFNV; encoded by the coding sequence ATCATGCTGCGAGCCGGAATTGTCGGATTACCCAATGTGGGCAAATCAACCTTGTTTAATGCCTTGGTGGCCAATGCAAAAGCAGAGGCAGCCAATTTCCCCTTTTGTACCATTGAACCCAATGTGGGGGTGGTGCCGGTTCCCGATGAACGCTTGAACGTCCTGGCGAAGATTTCTAACTCGGCAGCAATTGTACCGACGCGGGTTGAATTTGTTGATATTGCCGGGCTCGTGAAAGGGGCCAGTAAGGGGGAAGGGCTGGGCAATCAATTTTTAGCCAATATTCGTGAAGTGGATGCCATTGTCCATGTGGTGCGCTGCTTTGAGGATGATGATATTGTCCATGTGGCCGGACGGGTCAATCCGGTAGAGGATATGGCGGTCATTAACCTAGAGTTAGCCCTCGCGGATCTGGCACAGGTTGAGAAGCGGCTAGAGCGCACTCGTAAGGCGGCGCGATCGCAAAAGGAGGCTCAGATTGAATTAGCAGCCCTAGAGAAACTAGCTGCGGTACTCAATGAGGGGCAAGCGGCGCGGTTATGTCCCCTCACACCAGAAGAAAAGGCGGCTATACGCTTTTTGGGGCTGTTGACCCGCAAACCGATGATTTATGCGGCCAATGTGGCCGAGCAGGATCTAGCCAGCGGTAATGACTGGACAAAGGCGGTTCAAACCCAAGCGGCGGCGGAGGGCGCAGAGGTAGTGATTGTCTCCGCCCAAGTGGAAGCAGAACTGGTGGAGTTGCCCGACGAGGATCGCCAAGCCTATTTAGATAGCCTCGGGGTGGCCGAAGGGGGGTTGCGATCGCTCATTCGAGCCACCTATAAGCTCTTGGGGTTGCAAACCTTTTTCACAACGGGGCCAAAAGAAACCCGCGCTTGGACCGTACCCATTGGTGCCAAAGCCCCCCAAGCGGCAGGGGTCATCCACAGTGACTTCGAGCGGGGCTTTATCCGTGCCGAAACCATCAGTTACAAGGACTTAGTGGCCTGTCAGTCGGTAAACGTTGCCAAAGAAAAAGGGCTGATGCGCAGCGAGGGCAAGGACTACGTTGTCCAAGAAGGGGATGTGATGCTGTTTCGCTTTAATGTGTAA
- a CDS encoding Uma2 family endonuclease, which translates to MSHTTELRLDKKVWTDEEFMALPKDGHRYEIVNGELVDMGNSGALHGYVCSLLLAALASHVLAQQLGIILDSSTAFKMRNGNKRSPNISFFAKERLQSMSELPTGFLEGAPDLAVEILSSGNTVAEIEAKVTEYFDNSARLIWVIGPTQHYVLVYRCAQQPDRRLKSVDYLDGEGVIPGFTFPVADLFQKPAFLG; encoded by the coding sequence ATGTCTCACACAACTGAATTAAGACTCGACAAAAAGGTTTGGACAGACGAAGAGTTTATGGCCTTGCCCAAGGATGGGCATCGCTATGAGATTGTGAATGGAGAACTGGTTGACATGGGGAATTCAGGCGCATTACATGGCTATGTGTGTAGCCTGCTGTTGGCAGCCTTAGCCAGCCATGTCTTGGCTCAACAACTAGGTATTATTTTAGACTCTAGTACTGCCTTCAAGATGCGAAATGGCAATAAGCGCTCTCCTAATATTTCCTTCTTTGCCAAAGAGCGTTTACAGAGCATGAGCGAGTTGCCAACCGGCTTTTTAGAAGGCGCACCTGATCTTGCGGTGGAAATTTTATCCTCCGGTAACACCGTGGCGGAAATAGAGGCGAAAGTGACTGAGTATTTTGATAATAGTGCCCGCTTAATTTGGGTCATTGGTCCAACGCAGCATTACGTCCTTGTGTACCGCTGTGCCCAACAACCCGATCGCCGCCTAAAATCTGTTGATTATTTGGATGGGGAAGGGGTCATTCCCGGCTTTACATTCCCTGTGGCAGATCTCTTTCAAAAGCCGGCGTTCTTAGGGTAA
- a CDS encoding dienelactone hydrolase family protein: protein MAEITSRWVKVVNGDLLLDAYLAEPTAQGAYPAVIVFQEIFGVNAHIRDVTERIARQGYVAIAPALYQRFAPQFETGYTPADIDLGRQYKNQTTAAELLSDTQATIAYLKGLANVNGDAIGTIGFCFGGHVAYLVAQLPEIKATASFYGAGITTMTPGGGLPTLEITPKIRGTLYAFFGDRDQSILMEQVKEIETALHHHGIRHHIFVYPADHGFFCDQRDSYDAAAAHDAWKQVLLLFETVLQNSNTSP, encoded by the coding sequence ATGGCAGAGATTACCAGTCGTTGGGTAAAGGTGGTCAATGGCGATTTGCTCCTTGATGCCTACTTGGCAGAACCCACTGCCCAAGGCGCCTATCCCGCTGTGATTGTGTTTCAGGAAATTTTTGGGGTGAACGCCCACATCCGCGATGTCACTGAGCGTATTGCGCGGCAGGGCTACGTGGCGATCGCCCCGGCGTTGTACCAACGGTTTGCCCCCCAGTTTGAGACCGGTTACACCCCAGCAGACATTGATTTGGGACGGCAGTACAAAAACCAAACCACGGCGGCGGAACTCCTTAGCGATACCCAAGCGACCATTGCTTACCTCAAAGGACTAGCCAACGTGAACGGTGATGCCATTGGTACCATTGGCTTTTGCTTTGGGGGGCATGTGGCCTATCTTGTGGCGCAGTTACCAGAGATTAAAGCCACCGCCTCCTTTTATGGGGCGGGCATTACCACCATGACCCCGGGGGGCGGCCTGCCCACCCTTGAGATCACCCCCAAAATTCGCGGCACCCTCTACGCCTTCTTTGGCGATCGCGATCAAAGTATTCTCATGGAGCAGGTGAAAGAGATTGAAACGGCGCTGCACCACCATGGCATCCGCCACCACATCTTCGTTTATCCCGCCGATCATGGCTTCTTTTGCGATCAGCGCGACAGCTACGATGCCGCCGCCGCCCACGACGCATGGAAACAGGTCCTGCTTCTGTTCGAGACCGTGCTACAAAACAGCAACACCTCTCCCTGA
- a CDS encoding MASE1 domain-containing protein — protein MKKRQHSASLTYQIGAFLRQHLQQPRWWRDVLLIAGLYTLACWLVLYQLPIIAANDGSPIWPGAGVTVGGLLAWGRSRWFGVLLGALIVNVVLRPDPLGGDIIGSAGILVGVWLTVVLMEQLGGRQLFAKVQHAVAFTLCAFLTGTLLQSLVGVSIVFVNAGKPWQEFGQFLANWWIGDSIGVLVIAPLFVAWGRPPVAGQSASVRGGEFFALLLSLGLISYAVFLLEQPLEYLYFLPILWSAFRFGHRVTVSMTAIVATVAAILTSYQLGVFFHIFEKSQSLLLFQMFVGVLAGTSLAVLGIVSENQAAQERLNRLNADLEQRVLERTQALQESETHALELATKAEAANKAKSAFIANMSHELRSPLNAVIGFSQLMLRSKDLPPDHYENAGIIYRSGDYLLTLINNILDLSKIEAQKATLNPHNFDLHRLLADLDDMLHLRAVNAGLDLTLEYSAAVPQYVTADETKMRQVLINLLSNAIKFTPQGRVWLTVDAHTRQDEHYELAITVGDTGVGMAAAELAELFQPFSQGQAGREKQEGTGLGLSITQKFIQLMGGSISVESQPGRGTQFYITLPVMAGRPTLAAMAEGHLPVLGLAPNQPTYRLLVVDDKAVNRQLLVKLLQPLGFEVQEAANGQEAIACWETWEPHLIWMDMRMPIMDGYEATKYIKSTTKGNATAVVALTASVLEEEQAIILSAGCDDFLRKPFNEHVIFETLRKHLGVEFIYEEPVAAADDSTPAATPFVASQLAHLSQEAITDLYLAALEANTQRFVEQLEHLPSLTPALKTRLATMARQFQFEAIIDLLEPLAADVPEA, from the coding sequence GTGAAAAAACGGCAGCACAGCGCATCCTTAACCTACCAAATTGGGGCATTCCTGAGGCAGCACCTACAACAGCCCCGCTGGTGGCGGGACGTTCTGCTCATTGCGGGTCTTTATACCCTAGCGTGTTGGCTTGTCCTTTACCAACTGCCGATTATTGCTGCCAACGATGGCTCCCCCATTTGGCCGGGGGCGGGGGTGACGGTTGGCGGCCTGCTCGCTTGGGGGCGATCGCGCTGGTTTGGTGTGCTCCTCGGTGCCCTGATTGTCAATGTGGTTCTCCGCCCCGATCCCTTGGGGGGGGACATCATCGGTTCAGCCGGTATTCTGGTGGGTGTTTGGCTGACGGTTGTGCTGATGGAGCAACTGGGGGGTCGCCAGCTTTTTGCCAAAGTGCAGCACGCGGTCGCCTTTACCCTCTGTGCCTTTTTAACCGGAACGCTCCTGCAATCGCTGGTGGGGGTGAGCATTGTCTTTGTCAACGCAGGGAAACCATGGCAGGAATTTGGTCAATTTTTGGCCAACTGGTGGATTGGCGACAGCATTGGGGTGCTGGTCATTGCCCCCCTCTTTGTAGCTTGGGGCAGACCCCCAGTAGCGGGTCAGTCCGCCTCTGTGCGGGGAGGAGAGTTTTTTGCCCTGTTACTGAGCCTCGGTCTGATTAGCTACGCTGTTTTTTTGCTGGAGCAGCCGCTTGAATACCTCTATTTTCTGCCAATTCTTTGGTCTGCCTTTCGCTTTGGCCATCGAGTCACTGTATCCATGACTGCCATTGTGGCCACTGTCGCCGCCATCCTCACGAGCTACCAATTGGGGGTCTTTTTTCACATCTTTGAGAAAAGCCAGTCCCTCCTCCTCTTCCAGATGTTTGTGGGGGTGTTGGCCGGAACCTCCCTTGCGGTGTTGGGTATTGTTTCCGAAAACCAAGCGGCTCAGGAACGTCTGAATCGCCTGAATGCGGATCTCGAGCAGCGGGTGCTAGAGCGTACCCAAGCGCTACAGGAGAGCGAGACCCATGCCCTTGAGCTAGCCACCAAGGCGGAGGCTGCCAACAAAGCTAAAAGTGCCTTTATTGCCAATATGAGCCATGAGTTGCGATCGCCCCTGAATGCGGTGATTGGCTTTTCGCAACTGATGCTGCGCAGTAAGGATCTGCCCCCCGATCACTACGAAAACGCGGGCATCATTTACCGCAGTGGCGACTATCTACTCACCCTTATTAATAACATCCTTGATCTATCAAAAATTGAAGCCCAAAAAGCCACCCTGAACCCCCACAACTTTGACTTGCATCGCCTACTGGCAGATTTAGACGATATGCTGCACCTGCGGGCGGTCAATGCTGGCTTAGACCTCACCCTTGAGTATAGTGCCGCCGTTCCCCAGTACGTGACTGCCGATGAAACAAAGATGCGGCAAGTGCTCATTAACCTCCTCAGCAATGCCATTAAATTTACGCCCCAAGGTCGCGTCTGGTTGACAGTGGATGCCCATACCCGCCAAGACGAGCATTACGAACTGGCCATCACCGTAGGCGACACAGGCGTGGGTATGGCGGCAGCGGAGTTAGCGGAGTTATTCCAGCCCTTTAGCCAAGGTCAAGCCGGCCGGGAAAAGCAGGAGGGAACCGGCTTAGGTCTTAGCATTACCCAAAAATTTATTCAGTTGATGGGGGGGAGCATTAGCGTTGAAAGTCAGCCGGGCAGAGGCACGCAGTTTTACATTACCCTCCCCGTGATGGCCGGGCGGCCAACCTTAGCAGCCATGGCAGAGGGTCACCTGCCAGTTTTGGGTCTAGCCCCTAACCAACCCACCTACCGCCTACTGGTGGTGGATGACAAAGCTGTGAATCGGCAATTACTGGTGAAGCTGCTCCAGCCTTTAGGCTTTGAAGTACAGGAGGCGGCCAATGGTCAAGAGGCGATCGCCTGCTGGGAGACCTGGGAACCTCACCTCATTTGGATGGATATGCGTATGCCCATCATGGATGGCTATGAAGCCACCAAGTATATCAAATCCACCACTAAAGGCAATGCCACCGCCGTCGTTGCCCTAACCGCCAGCGTCCTTGAAGAGGAACAGGCCATTATTCTCTCCGCCGGGTGTGATGATTTCTTGCGTAAGCCCTTTAACGAACACGTTATTTTTGAGACCTTGAGGAAACATCTTGGGGTTGAATTCATTTACGAAGAACCGGTGGCTGCTGCCGACGATTCCACCCCAGCGGCAACGCCCTTTGTTGCCAGTCAACTGGCGCACCTGTCCCAAGAAGCCATCACCGATTTGTACCTAGCGGCACTCGAAGCCAATACCCAACGCTTTGTTGAGCAACTCGAGCACCTGCCCAGCCTAACACCAGCACTGAAAACTCGGCTGGCCACCATGGCGCGCCAGTTTCAGTTTGAAGCCATTATTGATCTCCTTGAGCCATTGGCGGCAGATGTTCCCGAGGCCTGA
- a CDS encoding DUF2127 domain-containing protein — MTDHLQHTIHHRSWLLKLAIAKKVLFGLILLTLSLISGYSWRHYDTVMHWAHQHLLTAEFGLVAWGLQVLLQQSEPTLKLVAQVSGGYGVLILIAAAGVWYGYGWAYLLFALLVGSMLPWEIRELWEHPSWETMTLLLINGLIFAFFCVETTKVWHQQRISAQ, encoded by the coding sequence GTGACTGACCACCTTCAGCATACAATTCACCATCGATCGTGGCTGCTGAAGCTGGCGATCGCCAAGAAAGTCCTGTTTGGGCTGATCCTGCTCACGCTCTCGCTCATCAGTGGCTATAGCTGGCGGCACTACGATACGGTGATGCACTGGGCACATCAACACCTGCTCACGGCTGAGTTTGGGCTAGTGGCGTGGGGGTTACAGGTGCTATTGCAGCAAAGTGAACCAACCTTAAAACTGGTGGCACAGGTTTCTGGCGGATACGGTGTGCTCATTTTAATTGCGGCGGCAGGGGTCTGGTACGGCTACGGCTGGGCATACCTTTTATTTGCGCTCTTGGTCGGCTCGATGCTGCCGTGGGAAATTCGCGAACTTTGGGAGCACCCCTCGTGGGAAACTATGACCCTGCTGCTGATTAACGGTTTGATTTTTGCCTTCTTTTGCGTTGAAACCACCAAGGTATGGCACCAGCAGCGCATTAGTGCCCAGTGA
- the proB gene encoding glutamate 5-kinase encodes MGQTIVVKIGTSSLTGGKEGTVALATIAQLVEVLWGCRQRGDRVVLVSSGAVGVGAVRLGLQERPQQLAQKQAVAAVGQGHLMRMYDDLFGVLRQPIAQILLTRQNFVDRQSYLNIFNTFQALFELGVIPIVNENDTVAVDELKFGDNDTLSALVASLVEADWLFLLTDVDRLYSADPRLDKTAVPIERVESLATLSQMVQIGTAGSPWGTGGMATKIRAAEIATEAGVRTVITDGRSPTNILKVLAGESLGTQFEPKPKTINARKRWIARALIPKGELWLDAGAVKAITQGGRSLLAAGITKVSGEFQAQDAVKLCDPEGTEVARGLVNYNSEEICRVQGQQSTELASILGYSGADTIIHRDNLVVTGH; translated from the coding sequence ATGGGGCAAACAATCGTTGTTAAAATTGGCACCTCTAGCTTGACAGGGGGAAAAGAGGGAACGGTTGCGCTGGCCACCATTGCCCAACTGGTGGAGGTGCTTTGGGGCTGTCGGCAGCGGGGCGATCGCGTCGTGCTGGTCTCATCGGGAGCGGTGGGAGTCGGGGCGGTGCGCTTGGGGTTACAGGAGCGCCCCCAGCAATTAGCCCAAAAACAGGCCGTGGCGGCAGTAGGGCAAGGCCACCTGATGCGCATGTACGATGATTTATTTGGTGTGTTGCGCCAGCCGATTGCCCAAATCCTGCTCACGCGCCAGAACTTTGTGGATCGTCAAAGCTACTTAAATATTTTCAATACCTTCCAAGCCTTGTTTGAGTTGGGGGTGATTCCCATCGTCAATGAAAACGATACGGTGGCGGTAGATGAACTCAAGTTTGGCGATAACGATACCCTCTCAGCCTTAGTGGCCAGCTTAGTGGAGGCGGATTGGCTGTTTTTGCTCACGGATGTGGATCGCCTCTACTCTGCGGATCCGCGGCTGGACAAAACCGCCGTTCCCATTGAGCGGGTTGAGTCCCTCGCAACCCTGAGCCAAATGGTACAGATTGGCACCGCAGGCTCCCCTTGGGGCACGGGTGGTATGGCCACCAAAATTCGGGCGGCAGAAATTGCCACCGAGGCCGGGGTGCGCACGGTCATTACCGACGGGCGATCGCCCACGAATATCCTCAAGGTGCTAGCAGGAGAGTCGTTGGGCACCCAGTTTGAGCCGAAACCCAAAACCATCAATGCCCGTAAGCGCTGGATTGCCCGCGCCCTCATTCCCAAAGGGGAGCTATGGCTCGATGCTGGAGCCGTCAAGGCCATTACTCAGGGCGGACGCTCCCTGTTGGCAGCAGGAATTACAAAGGTGAGCGGTGAATTTCAGGCCCAGGATGCCGTAAAGCTCTGCGATCCCGAAGGAACTGAGGTGGCCCGCGGCCTTGTGAACTACAACAGCGAGGAAATTTGCCGTGTGCAGGGGCAGCAGTCCACAGAACTAGCGAGCATCCTTGGCTATAGCGGTGCCGATACCATTATTCACCGCGATAACTTGGTGGTCACTGGGCACTAA